TGATTCCCGTTGATGAACTCTACCGCATATGCCGCATTGCACGGGATATTCTTACCGGTGAGCATGCGGTAGCCCGGGTGATCGCCCGGCCTTTTACCGGTGTTCCGGGAGGCTTCCGGCGGACAGAACGGCGTCACGACTTTTCCCTGCCGCCCCCGAAACCCACAGTCCTGGACTTGATGACCGATAATGGTTACACCGTAACCGGGGTGGGGAAGATTAAAGACATTTTTACCGGCAGAGGAATAAGCAGAAGCATTCCTGCAGGGAATAATACGGAAAACATGCGCCGGACCATTGCGGCTTTGCGCAATATGAGAAAAGGGCTGCTTTTTACGAACCTGGTTGATTTTGATATGCTTTACGGACATCGGAACGACCCGGCCGGTTTTGCCGAGGCGCTTAAGGAGTTCGATAACGCCCTGCCGGAGATGCTTGGGGCGGTTCCTGAAGACGGAGCGCTTTTTATCACGGCGGACCACGGGTGCGACCCCACGACCCCGAGCACCGACCACTCACGGGAGTACGTGCCGCTTATGGTGTGGGGACCGCGTTTGGCGGGCGGGGTATCTCTCGGTATCCGCTCGACCTTTGCCGATGTCGGAGCGACGATAGCGGCGCTGATCGGTTTCGAATGGCCGGTCGGGGAGAGTTTTGCGGCGAAGCTGTTGTAAAGTTCCATACGTTTTTATAAACTTGGTTCGCGGTTGCCGGAGACCATTATTTATATCGAGAGAAAGAATTTATTATCTGAAATCAGGATAAATCTCCCACAAAAGTTTCTTTGAAAGTTCTCCACCTGGTTTCCGATACGGTCTACCAGTACAGCACAGAGGAGTTCGCTATGCAACCGGGGGCCGCTCATCAGAAGTGATGAAAACAGAAGTAATTCAGGCGGCTTCTATCGCAGCAAAACTCTCTTTGGTTCCTTAAACTTTGAACCGTGAACTTAGAACTTTGAACTATTTTCAAGGGGGTAGGCGAAGTTGGAAGCCGGCAGGATTATCAGAAAGAAGCGCGACGGGGAACGTCTTACGGCGCGGGAAATCAGCTGGTTCATTCAGAAATACGTTTCGGGTGAGATACCTGATTATCAGGCTGCGGCCTGGCTCATGGCCGTATACATCAGGGGTTTTAACTCGGCGGAAACGGTCGCGCTTACCGAGGCGCTCCTCCGTTCCGGGGAACGGCTGGACCTGTCCGGAATATCCGGGATTAAGGTGGATAAGCACTCCACCGGCGGGGTAGGCGACAAGACGACGCTGGTGCTGGCGCCGCTCGTGGCCGCTGCCGGGGCGAAGATGGCCAAGATGTCCGGCAGAGGCCTCGGACATACCGGTGGGACCGTAGACAAGCTGGAATCCATCCCGGGTTTCAATACGGCGCTCGAACCCGAGGCCTTCATCGCCCAGGTCAACCGGGTGGGAGTGGCCGTGGTCGCGCAGACGGAGGCGATCGTTCCCGGGGACCGGAAGCTGTATGCCTTGCGGGATGTTACCGCCACCGTAGACAATATACCTTTGATTGCGGCGAGTGTTATGTCAAAGAAACTGGCCTGCGGCGCCGATGCGATTGTCCTCGACGTTAAGACCGGAAGCGGCGCCTTTATCGAGGACGCGGAGGCGGCATGGGAACTGGCGAGGCTGATGGTTTCAATCGGCCAGCGGGCCGGGCGGCGAGTGGCGGCGCTGATCACGAATATGGACCAGCCCCTCGGATACGCCATCGGCAACGCGATCGAGGTGGCCGAAGCCATAGCAACCCTGGGTGGTCAGGGACCGCTTGACCTGACCGAACTGTGTCTTGGGCTCGGAAGCCGGATGCTGGTTTTGGGCGGCCTGGCTTCCAATCTGGAAGAGGCGCGGTCGAGGCTTCAGGAAATGCTCTGGGACGGCAGCGCGTTTGCCAAATTCAAGGAGTGGGTGCAGGCGCAGGGCGGCAACCCGCGGGTGGCGGATGACCCGGGGATTCTGCCGCAGGCCCCGCAGAAGATACCGGTTCTCAGCCCCAGGGCGGGGTATGTGGTTCAAATCAACGCCCAACCGGTGGGCGAGGCCGCACGGCTTCTAGGCGCCGGCCGGTCACGTAAAGACGAGGCCGTCGACCCGGCGGTCGGAGTGCTGCTGGCGGCGAAGGTCGGCACACAGGTGGAAACCGGCGAGCCCCTGGCGTATCTCCTGGCGGGGAATAAAGGGGTGGAGAAGGCAAAGGAACTGGTGGCCAACGCGTATACCATCGCGACCGGACCTCCGGCGCCCCGGCCTATGGTACATGCCGTGATTTACGAGGGAAAATAAATGAGGGATAAATGGCAGGCTCTTAGAATCGTCACGGGAGTTCTGTTTTTACTGACTGCCGTTATGATCGAAGTATATGTGCCGCACTGGCAGTATAAGAGAATCACGGAAGGCCTGCTGGTCTTCCTCGGTATATTCTACATTGTTTCTTCGTATATCCTTAAACTGCTCTTCAGGAAGTTCCAGGGCGGTAAGAATTAAGTCTGAATTGTCGGTCTCTGTTGGCGCGCTTCAAACAGCAGCGGTTAAGCTCTTAAGGATACGGGCTCTTTCGGCACGGTCCGGACCTGAATCGTGTTCCACCTTCCGGTAATCATTCCACATTTACCTTGCAGCCAGCCGGTTGATTTTCACAACCTGAAAGCGGGGTTTCAGGACGCAAAACCGTAATATTACGCGCCTCCTGTTGGGTTTCCGCGCCCATTTCTGTAAAATGCGGTTATAAACGTCATCTATAGAGGAGGGTATTAATAATTTCTGCGGCCGTCGTTGATGGATAAAAAAACCTTGCTCTGCCAAAAGATTTAACAACGAAAAGAAGGCGGTTAGGTTGGAACTTCTAAAAGACGTTTCCCGGCTGGGCTATATCGAGGATTGGAACGGAAGCGCAGATGATTTCTTTTACATTATCCGGGGCATCCGGCATCTTCAGGCTGGGGCCATCTGGGCCGGAATATATCAAATGCAGCGCATCAGCCGGTGGCACCTTACGGCGACCAAGCTGCTGGCGAAATACGTGCCGGAAGAAATTCTTTTGAATACGGCCGCCGAGCTTTACCACAGCAATCTCAACCGGGACAAGCGTCTGCTGCTGATCCTCGGGTCTGTCCTGGGACCGGCGGCTTTGACGTTAGAGGACTACTTCGTTAAAGCCACACATTTCATCACCCGGACGGTCGGCCTGCGCCATAACTTCAGATTTGATCAATTGGCAAGGCTCGAACCGGGGGTCCGGGTTACCCTTGAACGTGACCCCGATGAGCCTAATGACCCCAATGCCATTATGGTGCTGGCTCCCTGGGGCCGCCGTCTGGGATACCTTCATGCTCCGCTCTCAGCCGCCATCGCCGCCCGTTGCGATCGGGGGGAGGTCTTCGGGGCAAGGGTCGCGGCGGTTCTGAATGCGGCTTATGACGCCGGTGAGCGGCTGCATGTTGAGATCTGGAAGGAAAACTGTCCGGATGCACGTATATTGCCCGGCTTTGAAAAGCAGCAGGTTTCCGGGACGGAGCGGCATAATCATAAGCTTTCGTTGGTCCGGAGGGCTTAAGGACGGTGGAATGTGAGGTCGCGGCAGACCTTTGCCGGTCCTGTGCCGTCACCCGGGGGATTCTTCGTTGATGAATGATTAAGAATAGCGGGCGCGGCTTACAGCGTTCGGTTCAGGTAATGCCCGGCCTGATTGCGATAAAAGCCGCGCCCCATTAAGTTTTGCACGGTTCCGCAAGGGATAAGCCGCGTGCTAGTTTACCGGCAGCGGCTTCAGCTTACGTAGTGATTCCGCCTCTACAAAAATGCGGCAGACTTCCGGCACCGCATTCCGGATGCTCTTTTCCACCTTGTCGATAACACGCTCCAACTCGTCGGTGGAAAGGCCCTCCTTGAATTTAACGTGAAGGTTTACAAGGATTTGTTCCGGGCCGACGTGCATTGTAAGAACCTCAAGAAGTGCGACGACCTCGGGCACCTCCTCGACAGCGGCAATGATTAAATTGCGGTCATGAGAAGACGCGCTCTGGCCGATAAGAAAACCCATGGTGTTCCGGGCAAGATAAAACGCGACGGTCGCCAGTACCAGGCCGATGAAAACCGAGGCGAGAGCGTCAAAAACGGAATTATTCATGATGTGGCTTAAGAAGATTCCCAGGGCGGCAAGGACGATGCCGAGCATGGCGGCGGTATCTTCAAAGAATACGATTAAAAGGGTGGGATCTTTCGTCTGCCGCAGGTTGCTGAAAAGGGAGCCTTTCCGGAGGCTTTTTAATTCTCGTATGGCGGTGCGGAGGGAGTAGCTTTCAAACAGGACGGAAAGTCCCAGCACAATATAATTCACGAGCGGATCTTCAAGGCGGTGCGGGTGCAAAACTCCTTCCACACCTTTATATATCGACAAAACAGCGCCGACGAAGAACATGGTTACGGCGACCAAAAAAGCCCAGAAGTATCTTTCCTTTCCGTACCCGAAAGGGTGCTCGGTGTCCGGCGGGCGTGTGCTGCGGCTGATGCCCACCAGAAGCAGCACCTGATTGCCTACGTCGGCCAGTGAGTGCAGGAATTCGGCAAGCATTGAGGAACTATGGGTTATAAGCGCCGCGGTCAGCTTGGCGGTTGCGATCAGGAAGTTTCCGATCAGCGCGGCCATTACGGCCGCGTTTTTTGTGGCCATTTAGAGAACACCCCTTTAAATTATCCCAAGACTAAATAATATCATAAGAATTCCGGCTCGTTGTAATAATTCTTCGAAGAGACCGTTTAGCGTCGGCCGCGTGCATTTTCGATTCCGTTTGGTGTATACTGGTTCTTAATTATCTTACTGCTGACGGGAGGTAGTAACATGCTGGTGTCGACTACGCCGAATATCGAAGGGAAGAAAATAGTCAAGTATCTCGGCCTGGTAAGCGGCGAGGCGATCATGGGGGCCAATATATTTAAGGACCTTTTTGCCGGTTTACGGGATATTGTCGGGGGAAGATCCGGGACATACGAACAGGAGTTGCGGAAGGCCAAAACCCTTGCTCTTGACGAAATGGTCGATCAGGCGGGAAAACTTGGCGCAAACGCCGTGGTGGGGGTGGACCTGGACTATGAGACCATCGGCACCGGTGCGGGCGGAAACATGCTGATGGTCAGCGCGAGCGGCACCGCCGTGCTTTTCGAGGAGTAACGGAACCGTTACAGCCGGGTGTGGGTCTCGTTGAATTAAGGAATAAAAAAACAGGGCGGCGGTCCTTACGGACCGGCCGCCCTGTTTACCCGCTGCACACCGATTAAAATCCTATTTGCGTCTACCACGTGGTCCCGCCGCCGCCGTAGGCGATGTAAAGCTCGGCCTTGTTACTCCAGACGCCGGTTGCGTCTTTGACCATAATCTTGTAGGTGTTGGGTAGAGACATGTTTCCACCCCAGTACTGCACGGGCGGCAGTACGACCAGGACCTGGTTGTCCGACCAGGACAGGATCTTGCCGAAGTCGCGAAATCCGGTTATAGTGCGGGAAGCGCCGTTTGCCGTGTTGATGATTTTCACGACCCCCATCGTGTTACCGAAGTGAACCCCGTTGATGTATACCGGGTAAGTCGGCCGGTATTCGCCCTGGCTGCCGAGACCGGTTATCCAGGGATAAACACCGGTCATGAACCTGCAGACCGGCCCGACCGTTACGAACCCCGTGCCGTCCTTGGCCTTCACATACCAGGTATGCTCCTTCTCAGGTTCCAGGGCATGCAGCCCCGTCAGTTTGAAAGAGGTCCCCGTGGTGGCGCCGGCTCTGACGTTGTCCACAAAAACCACATATTTTACTGCATCGCCGTCGGGGTCGCCGCCAGTCCAACTGAATGTCGGCAGCATCTCCACTCCCGTCGCTCCGTTAGCCGGCGAGAGACATACGGGAGCATAAGGAGCGCCGGCGAAGGCGGGGGCCGCGAGCAGGCCGGTAACTATTACCGCCAAGGCCAGGATCAGTAGTGGTTTCAGTTTCGTCATACTGTTGCCTCCTTTGCTGGAATAGTGCTTTCTATATTATAGA
The Bacillota bacterium genome window above contains:
- a CDS encoding phosphopentomutase; its protein translation is MVTTTVTKVIIVVLDGVGVGALPDAARYGDEGSDTLGHLAEAAGGLDLPNLKRLGLGNISAIKGVAPAETPAAAWARMAERSPGKDTTTGHWELTGVILDRPFPVYPQGFPQEIIQAFEKQTGRQVLGNKAASGTAIIEELGAEHVNSARPIVYTSADSVFQIAAHEGVIPVDELYRICRIARDILTGEHAVARVIARPFTGVPGGFRRTERRHDFSLPPPKPTVLDLMTDNGYTVTGVGKIKDIFTGRGISRSIPAGNNTENMRRTIAALRNMRKGLLFTNLVDFDMLYGHRNDPAGFAEALKEFDNALPEMLGAVPEDGALFITADHGCDPTTPSTDHSREYVPLMVWGPRLAGGVSLGIRSTFADVGATIAALIGFEWPVGESFAAKLL
- a CDS encoding thymidine phosphorylase, with translation MEAGRIIRKKRDGERLTAREISWFIQKYVSGEIPDYQAAAWLMAVYIRGFNSAETVALTEALLRSGERLDLSGISGIKVDKHSTGGVGDKTTLVLAPLVAAAGAKMAKMSGRGLGHTGGTVDKLESIPGFNTALEPEAFIAQVNRVGVAVVAQTEAIVPGDRKLYALRDVTATVDNIPLIAASVMSKKLACGADAIVLDVKTGSGAFIEDAEAAWELARLMVSIGQRAGRRVAALITNMDQPLGYAIGNAIEVAEAIATLGGQGPLDLTELCLGLGSRMLVLGGLASNLEEARSRLQEMLWDGSAFAKFKEWVQAQGGNPRVADDPGILPQAPQKIPVLSPRAGYVVQINAQPVGEAARLLGAGRSRKDEAVDPAVGVLLAAKVGTQVETGEPLAYLLAGNKGVEKAKELVANAYTIATGPPAPRPMVHAVIYEGK
- a CDS encoding HIRAN domain-containing protein, with translation MELLKDVSRLGYIEDWNGSADDFFYIIRGIRHLQAGAIWAGIYQMQRISRWHLTATKLLAKYVPEEILLNTAAELYHSNLNRDKRLLLILGSVLGPAALTLEDYFVKATHFITRTVGLRHNFRFDQLARLEPGVRVTLERDPDEPNDPNAIMVLAPWGRRLGYLHAPLSAAIAARCDRGEVFGARVAAVLNAAYDAGERLHVEIWKENCPDARILPGFEKQQVSGTERHNHKLSLVRRA
- a CDS encoding cation diffusion facilitator family transporter, translated to MATKNAAVMAALIGNFLIATAKLTAALITHSSSMLAEFLHSLADVGNQVLLLVGISRSTRPPDTEHPFGYGKERYFWAFLVAVTMFFVGAVLSIYKGVEGVLHPHRLEDPLVNYIVLGLSVLFESYSLRTAIRELKSLRKGSLFSNLRQTKDPTLLIVFFEDTAAMLGIVLAALGIFLSHIMNNSVFDALASVFIGLVLATVAFYLARNTMGFLIGQSASSHDRNLIIAAVEEVPEVVALLEVLTMHVGPEQILVNLHVKFKEGLSTDELERVIDKVEKSIRNAVPEVCRIFVEAESLRKLKPLPVN
- a CDS encoding heavy metal-binding domain-containing protein → MLVSTTPNIEGKKIVKYLGLVSGEAIMGANIFKDLFAGLRDIVGGRSGTYEQELRKAKTLALDEMVDQAGKLGANAVVGVDLDYETIGTGAGGNMLMVSASGTAVLFEE